In Candidatus Electrothrix scaldis, the genomic window CCAGTTAGAGGATGACGAGGAACGAGAGGACAGCGCGATTATCAGCATATGGCGCGATATCACCCAGCAAAAAAATACTGAAGCTGCCCTCTCCCGTGCCAATACGATGTTAGAACAACGGGTTGCCGAACGAACCGAAGAGTTACGGCTGGAGCGGGATAACTTCGTCAACCTCCTCAAAGCGATGAAGGACGGTTGCTATATTGTCTGTGAGCAGCATGATATTCATTTTGTTAACAAGGCGCTTGCAGCGGATTTCGGCCCCTGGCAGGAGAGTAAGTGTTATGAATATTTTCATAGGAGATCGGAGCCATGTCCCTGGTGTAAGAATGATCAAGTCTTTGCCGGGGAGACAATACATTGGGAATGGTACTCGGAACTGATCAACAAGACCTATGATATCATAGAAACACCAATGGAGGGTCCAGAGGGTGCTCACTGGAAGCTCCTGATGTTCAGAGATATTACAGAGCGAATTCAAGCGGAGCAGGAAAAGGAGAAGACTGCAGCCGAACTTCTTAAAGCAAAGAAGATGGAGGCCTTAGGGATGATGGCCGGTAGTGTGGCCCATGATCTCAATAATATTCTCGTGGGAATTGTAGGGTACCCTGAATTACTCTTGATGAAGCTCCCTGCTGATAGCCCAATGATAAAATGGGTTGAGGCGATCCGTGAATCAGGCCGTAAAGCAGCAAAAGTTGTTGCCGACCTTCTTGTTGTCGCCCGAGGAGCCAGCACTATCCGGGAGCCCTATAATCTTAATCTGCTCATCAGAGAATACCTCTCTTCCCCTGACTGTGAGCGACTCAAGGCCTTGTATCCCAATATCAAGTTTCAGCAACAGCTGGAGGCCAAACACCAGACCGTTCTTTGTTCCTCAATTCATGTGTGGAAATGTCTGATGAATCTGGTGATTAATGCGGCAGAGGCTATAGGTTCGGATACAGACGGCTCTATTACAATCTCCTCCCAGAATCAATTTATTGAGTCAACAACAAGCTCTGATCATATGAAAAAGGGAGAGTATCTTGTGCTCAGCGTGCAAGATAACGGACCAGGCATCCCAGCAAATGAACTGGAACATGTTTTTGAACCATTCTACACCAAGAAAGTCATGGGACGAAGCGGCACCGGGCTCGGGTTGACCATTGCCTGGAATACTATGCGAGACCATGAAGGACAGATTCAAGTGGAGAGCAATGAACAGGGCACTTGTTTTCTCCTCTATTTTCCAGTGGCAGCACATGCGGCCTCTATTTGCATTGAGAACGATGAATTACAATTACTCGATACATGCACCAATCCTGGCAAACGTATTCTCTTGGTGGACAAAGAAGAACAAACCCTTGATGTTACACGCAGCATGCTTGAATCCCTGGGCTACACAGTAGATACAGCCTGCTCAGGAGAACAGGCTCTCCAGTTTATCAAGGATACTGCTGTTGATTTAGTCATGCTTGATATGGCCTTGGAGCCCGGCGTCAACGGGAGACAGGTCTACGAAGAAATCCTCAAGCTCTATCCGGGTCAGAAGGCTCTTATAGCAAGTGGCTATAATGCGTGTGATGATGCGAAGGCAGCGCTTGAGATGGGGGAGAGTGAGTTCATCCAGAAACCCTACTCCTTGTCACAGTTAGGAAAGGCAGTTCGTGATATATTGAACAAAAAACCTTGAGCATCTCAAAAACACATATTGCTTCATTCGTATCCCTCTTTATCTGTATCACTTCTGTACACGCCCAGCAAACATCCGCCCCAAAAGATCTATTTTTCAAGTACTCGGAGTTTACCCACGTCTTTGGCGAAAAGAACTGGGATGCTGTTTGTCGCTTTGTCTCAGATACAACCAAAGCCGGGTTCGGCCCGAATGAAGAAGGATGTGCCGGAGTAAAGCGCGTATACAACAAAGATCACCATTGCTGGAATGAAATGATGTTCGCGCTACGCCAAGGATGCAAAGTAACTTCATCTGATGAGACGATAACCTGCGTGGCTCCACCGCAATGGACTGACGAGAGCATTATAGTCTATCTCGGCGCTCGTGCCGGTTTTACTTATAACCGAAAAACAGGAACGTTGAACGCAACGTTCCTCATCTGCGGTGGTGATTGACGAATCTGCGAGGTAAAAAAATCAGGTAAGGGAACAGGGGCGAACCATCACAGTACCGCCCCGTATAGCAGAAGGAAGAAAAACGCTTAGACGATCTCAAGCAGCTCCAACTCAAAGGTCAGATCCTTGCCAGCCAAGGGCGGATTGGCATCCAACTGCACATGCTCATCCGTCACCTCAGTAACTTTAACCATAATAGGCTGATTACCAGGTCCTGAAAGCTGTAATTGCTGTCCTACTTCCGGGGTAATATCAGCAGGTATCTGATCACGGGGGGCATTAATCACCATTTCTTCATTACGCTGACCGTAGGCCTTGTCCGCAGGAATCGTAACATTCTTTTTTTCCCCGGGTTCCATACCTGTGATCTCCTCATCAAAGCCGACAATCACCTGACCACTGCCCAAGGTGAACTCCAGCGGTTCGACCTCTCTGGAAGAGTCAAACTGGGTGCCGTCCTCAAGGGTGCCAGTGTAATGAACTTTAACGTTGTCTCCTGATTTTGCTACAGTCATACATGCTCCTTATCCGTTACAGGATTTGCGGAAATGAATAGTTAGAATTGCGCAATACGCAGCAATTCTATCAAAGATATCTTTACGATGTTATTGCACATTCAAACAGCTGTCAACCCTTGCCGTCCAATTTATCAGATTTTCCCTCCGGCTCCTCAAGCTCTTCCTGCACATAGCCAAACCCACAGCAGACTGGGCACTCCTCTGCTGAAAGGAGAAAACGACTTTCCCCTTTGAAAAAATTAATCTGCCCACTTCCCCCGCAAGTGGGACAGGGAGGATGCTCCTCAGTCCCCATTCTGCATTGCCTCCAACTCCTCCCAACGAGCGTAGAGATCAGCGACCTTCTTCTGCACAATCTCCAGTTCCTCGCAGCACTCAGCCAGTTTGGCCGGGTCTGCTGCTATTTCCGGCTCCTGTATCGCGGATTCCAGCTCCTCCTGCCGAGTCTCTGCTTCCAGAATCTTCTCTTCCATCTGATCATACTCACGCTGATCCATGTAGGAGAGCTTTTTCGCGGATTTTTTCGGAGCAGGTTTCCCTGACGCCTTCTTCTTGCTTTGCTTTTTCTCCTCCTCCGCCTTGCCCTCGATATCACTCCCTGTATTCAGGGCAGCCAGCCATTGCTCATAATCAGCAAACAAGGTGGCATTGCCCTTGCCGTCAAATCCAAGAACCTGATCGCAGATTCGATCCAGCATAAAACGATCATGGGTCACCAGGACCAAGGCCCCGGCAAACTCATTCAGACTCTGCTCCAGGACATTCAGTGAAGGAATATCCAGGTCGTTAGTGGGCTCATCCAAAAGGAGGATATCCGCAGGTCGCCGCATCAGCGAGGCAATGAGGATCCGCGCTTGCTCCCCACCGGAAAGCCGGGACACCGGGGTCTCCAGCTGATCAGTACGAAAGAGAAAACGCTGGGCCCAGGAGGCCACATGGATGGAACGATCCTGATATACCACGGAATCACCATCCGGGGCTAGGGCCCGCCGCAGGGTCTGCTCCTGATCCAGTTGCTCTCGACGTTGGTCAAAACTGATAATGCGGAGATTATCCGCTGTCTCAACCTTCCCTGTATCCGGCTGAAGCCCTTCCCCGCTCCCGGCAGCCGCAAAAATCTGCATCAGGGTGGACTTTCCGCAGCCGTTCCGCCCCAGCAGCCCAAGACGAGTTCCCGGTGAAAGGGTCAGGTCAAGATCGGAAAACAGAGTCCGCCCCTCAAACCCCTTGGAAATTCCGGTGGCAACCAACAACTTTTTGGTCTTGCGATCAGTGCCATCAAAGGCAATATCCACAGCGGTTCCCACCCGATTCCGCTGTTTCAGGACAGAGAGCTCATCCTGTAAGCGATAAGCTGCGTCCTTACGGGATTTTGCTTTGGTTCCCCGGGCCTTGGGACCGCGACTGAGCCATTCATTCTCCCGCCGCACCTTATTGGCCAGCCGTTCCTCCATTTCCTGTTGCTGCTCTAAAAAGGTATCGCGTTTTTCCAGAAAGGCAGAGTAATTGCCATTGACCTGAAATGTCCCATCAGGATAGGCAGCTGAGAGTTCGATGATTCGATTGACCGTGTTTTCCAGAAAACGACGATCATGGCTAACCATAAGATAGGCATCCGGGCTTTCCGGCAACGAGGCCTTGAGCAGCTTTTCCAACCAGAGAATACCCTCGATGTCCAGGTGGTTGGTAGGCTCGTCCATGACCAGGACATCAGGATGGACCACCAAGGCCCGACAGATAGCCAGCCGTTTCCGCCACCCACCAGAGAGCAGGCCAACCGGGCTGTCCGGGTCTGGGAACTCGGCACGACTAAGCAGGCTGTGGACTCGATTATACTGCTCAGCCTCCTCCAGATGAAGTCCCTCTACTGCTGGATAGAGGTTATCAGCGCAGCTTTTCTCTTCTGCAAAGACATCCGCCTGGGCCAGATAACTGACCCGGACATGACGCTGCCGGAAGATCTCACCACTATCTGCCTCAATCAGGTCAGCAAAAATCTTCAGCAGGGTAGATTTTCCAGAGCCATTCGGTCCGATAAGCCCAACCCTATCCCCCTTGGCCAAAACCAGGCTTACTGAGGAAAACAGGGTCTGGGCACCAAATGCCTTACTCAGGTCACGACAAGAAAGCAGGTTAGACATGTTCGCCCACTTCCTCTCTGCTCTCCGCCTTGGGATAAGACCCCAACCACTCGTAATAGGCGCAGATTTGCCTGAGTATGGAGCAGCCCTCTTTTATAGCAGGATCTTCGATATGCCCAACCAAATCAAGGAAGAAGAGATATTTCCATTGTTTCCCCTTGATGGGACGGGATTCAATCTTGGCCAGGTTAATCCCCTTGGCCGAAAGTACGGTCAGGGCTTCATTGAGAGCACCAGGGCGATCCGCCATGCCGAGAAGCAGGGAGGTTTTATCCAGGCCGCTGGGAGCCGGAGACTGTTGTCCAATCACCAAGAAGCGGGTGGTATTGCCCTGGTAATCCTCAATCCCGCTCACGGCGACCTGAACATTATAGGTCTTGCCCGCCAGTTCACTGGCAATGGCCCCGATATTGGGATTATTGGCAGCCATCTGGGCAGCGCCTGCGGTGGAAAAAACCTCCAACGTAGGGACATCCGCCATATTCTTGCGCAGCCATTCCCGGCACTGGGCCAGAGGTTGATAATGCGAGGCAACTGTTTGGATATCCTTAATATCACCTGACTGACAAACCAGATTATGGCGGATAGGCAGGCGTGATTCCCCGCAGATCTTAACCCTATATTTCATAAATGAGTCCAAGGTTGGAAAGACCGCACCTTCAATGGAATTTTCCACCGGCACGATACCGTACTGCACCCTGCCCTTTTCCACCTCACGAAAAATCTCATCAATGGTTTCCACAGCCTTGTACTCGGCAGTCTGCCCGAAAAAACGTACCCCAGCCAGATGGGTAAAGGTCGCCTCTGGACCCAAGAAAGCCACTTTCTCGCTTTGCTGCGCCAGTCGACAAGCAGTGATAATCTCGTGAAATATGCTTTTCAGGGCCTTTTCAGGAAACTTTTCTCCGTTATCTGCCAGCAAACGCTCAAAAATCTCCCGTTCACGGCGAGGATCCCAGGTTGAGCGTGCTGACTCCTTCTTTAACCCGCCAATCATTTCGGCGCAGTCAAGGCGTTCCTTGAGCAGGTTCAACACGGTATCGTCAATTTCGTCAATCCGTTGCCGAACCTCAGGTATGGTCTTCATTTCATCCATTATATATATTTTTTTAACAGGTCGTTTTCTGCTTGCCCAGACCTCATCTGGACAAGCGGGATTAATAGGAATTTCTCTCTTATGACAGATAAGAGGATAATTGCTTTTCCCCCATTGCGTTGATCACTTTTTGCAGACGCTCTACCTTCTCAATGACCTCATTAGAATAATCTTTCAGGAGAAGTGACTTAGCCCTTGCAGCCTCCCGCTTTTCTGTCGCTGCCTTTTGGGCTCGGCCAATAAGCTTACTAAACAAAGAAGGCTTTTGGTTCTCTTCACCGTAGAGGAGAGCAAATATTTCCAGATATGTCTCGTGAAGTTTTTCATGCGGCTTTTCTATATCTTTAAAGCCTGGAATACCTTTGAGCCGTTGGCCTTCTCCATGATACCATCTGCCAAACTCACAGTCACATGAACCTACCGGCACTTTGTCTTTGTCCAAGGGAATACCATCAATCAAAGCCTGGGCATTACTGAGCCATGCCCGGTGGGACACCGCAGCGAGTTTCAAGGTGGTCATTATTTCAATTTTATCCATATATTCCTCTTTTTTTAAAACTTACTTTTATCCTTAAAAGAAACCGTTTCATACCGAGCATTCGAAATCACTTACTGCTTATATTATTATTGAAATGCTACAGCATATGCTGTTGCCATAGTTGTTGTAGTACACCCACTACTCTCATCTGTTCCAACAGCAGAAGAAGCTGTATACCAAAACTCAACGTTTTTTTTCAATGCCTTCGCCATTAACAAGGAACTATACATAAGCTTTCCCTGAGCTGTTGTTGCATCAAACCTAAAACGATAATTAAAATATGAGCATGTATTTTGCACATCTTCATTCACTTGCACATAACACCAGCCATTATCAACCATAATATTTTGAAACTCAACTCCTCCTATATATTCTGCCTCAGCATAGTCGGAAGAAAAAAGCAGTATAGAAACAACAATCATCACTAAATTCATAACTTTCATTTCAATCTCCATTTGAGAAAAATATATTTCCGCTCCAATCAGTTAGTAAGCAACAAGATCTTAAATATTGCCGGAAGCCAACCGATCTTCCTCTCATCTACAGGGGAACTACTCTCTTCTGACAGAAGAACATTCTCAATGACTGACATAACAGCTGCAAGCTGATCTGCTGTCAATCCACATTGTGCAGTTTTCGGTGAATTGGTCAGTAATGGATTGTTCCCGCCGCCACTATCAATGGCATAGGCATAAACCTGATGTTCCACTCCATCATTCAAAGAATCAGGAAAAGCAAAAGAAAAGCCGTGGTTCTTGTCCTCGTAGGGCAGATCGCCACGATAAACATCAGCTGAAATACCGCCTATAAAGGTTCCTGTACCGGCGGGACCATCCACATAGAAATGAACAGAGATTGGATTAGTGGTATCCGGGTCTTTAGTCCAACCGGAGAAGGTACTACAGCCTGCGCTCTCAAAAATACCAACAGGGGGCTGATTAACCGGAGTACATTGAATGGACTTCGGGCTATTGGTCAGCAGGGAATTGGTACCGCCTTGATCGTCAAGGGCATAGACATAAATCTGATGGCTCTGCCCATCCTTCAGGCTTTCGGGAGTGGCGAAAGAAAAACCATGATTCTTGTCAGAATACGGCAGATCACCTCGGTAAATATTTGCCGAAGCACTGCCGATAAAAGCCCCTGTACCAGCAGGGCCATCGGCATAGAAATGAACATCAATAGGTGCCGTCGTGTCCGGGTCTTTGGTCCAACCGGAGAAACCGTTACAGTCTGCGCTGTCGAAATAGCCGACAGGTTCCTGAGACACTGGCGGATCATCAGCAACAGTTATCTGTACACCGGCAGAACAGTTATTGCCTGTATTCGATTCCCCGCTGACCGCATCAACACAGGCCCCGACCCAATAGGTTCCCGGAGAAGGAGGTGCTTCCCGTCCGCTCTTATCTTCCGGTGAGCTTGCCCCGGCGGACAGAGGGTCTACGGTATCCGTACCTATTTCCGAATCGCTGGTACTGATGGTGGAATTGGTTGATAGATAATAGCGCAACGTTGTTGCATCAGATGAGCCGCTTCCCGCATTGCGAACCGTTGCGAAGACCTTAAAATCTTCACTGGGTGAGAGCGTGTTGTCGTCCACACTTGGGGACTGAACAATAAGATCGGGAAAAGAGGTCTGCTGATCATACACCGTGAAAGAATGGGAGCCATAGGTTCCCCAGTCCTCACCCATTTGCAGACGTGCCTCGACAGAATAACTACCGCTGTTCCAGATCTCGCAATACTTAATATCTGTTGAATAGGTACTGTTGCCAGAGATCGTTGTCGGTGAATCTTTCAGCCAGCAATCAAAAAGAAATGCGCCATCTTTGAGCACGGCGATTGCCATATTATTAATGGTAACCGAG contains:
- a CDS encoding ABC-F family ATP-binding cassette domain-containing protein, coding for MSNLLSCRDLSKAFGAQTLFSSVSLVLAKGDRVGLIGPNGSGKSTLLKIFADLIEADSGEIFRQRHVRVSYLAQADVFAEEKSCADNLYPAVEGLHLEEAEQYNRVHSLLSRAEFPDPDSPVGLLSGGWRKRLAICRALVVHPDVLVMDEPTNHLDIEGILWLEKLLKASLPESPDAYLMVSHDRRFLENTVNRIIELSAAYPDGTFQVNGNYSAFLEKRDTFLEQQQEMEERLANKVRRENEWLSRGPKARGTKAKSRKDAAYRLQDELSVLKQRNRVGTAVDIAFDGTDRKTKKLLVATGISKGFEGRTLFSDLDLTLSPGTRLGLLGRNGCGKSTLMQIFAAAGSGEGLQPDTGKVETADNLRIISFDQRREQLDQEQTLRRALAPDGDSVVYQDRSIHVASWAQRFLFRTDQLETPVSRLSGGEQARILIASLMRRPADILLLDEPTNDLDIPSLNVLEQSLNEFAGALVLVTHDRFMLDRICDQVLGFDGKGNATLFADYEQWLAALNTGSDIEGKAEEEKKQSKKKASGKPAPKKSAKKLSYMDQREYDQMEEKILEAETRQEELESAIQEPEIAADPAKLAECCEELEIVQKKVADLYARWEELEAMQNGD
- the pheA gene encoding prephenate dehydratase — its product is MKTIPEVRQRIDEIDDTVLNLLKERLDCAEMIGGLKKESARSTWDPRREREIFERLLADNGEKFPEKALKSIFHEIITACRLAQQSEKVAFLGPEATFTHLAGVRFFGQTAEYKAVETIDEIFREVEKGRVQYGIVPVENSIEGAVFPTLDSFMKYRVKICGESRLPIRHNLVCQSGDIKDIQTVASHYQPLAQCREWLRKNMADVPTLEVFSTAGAAQMAANNPNIGAIASELAGKTYNVQVAVSGIEDYQGNTTRFLVIGQQSPAPSGLDKTSLLLGMADRPGALNEALTVLSAKGINLAKIESRPIKGKQWKYLFFLDLVGHIEDPAIKEGCSILRQICAYYEWLGSYPKAESREEVGEHV
- a CDS encoding peptidylprolyl isomerase translates to MTVAKSGDNVKVHYTGTLEDGTQFDSSREVEPLEFTLGSGQVIVGFDEEITGMEPGEKKNVTIPADKAYGQRNEEMVINAPRDQIPADITPEVGQQLQLSGPGNQPIMVKVTEVTDEHVQLDANPPLAGKDLTFELELLEIV
- a CDS encoding CZB domain-containing protein, with the protein product MDKIEIMTTLKLAAVSHRAWLSNAQALIDGIPLDKDKVPVGSCDCEFGRWYHGEGQRLKGIPGFKDIEKPHEKLHETYLEIFALLYGEENQKPSLFSKLIGRAQKAATEKREAARAKSLLLKDYSNEVIEKVERLQKVINAMGEKQLSSYLS
- a CDS encoding CARDB domain-containing protein, with translation MYDFWRKADPIYASNQSGENNFDAQFKVENNSSSSSTVDDMAIAILKDGSFLFDCWLKGSSTTISAGSSYQTGIKYCEIYNSGSYSAEARLKIKGQWGTYGSHSFTVLDKPSGVGVYDFWRRADPIYASNQSGEDNFDAQFRVQNNESSSVTINNMAIAVLKDGAFLFDCWLKDSPTTISGNSTYSTDIKYCEIWNSGSYSVEARLQMGEDWGTYGSHSFTVYDQQTSFPDLIVQSPSVDDNTLSPSEDFKVFATVRNAGSGSSDATTLRYYLSTNSTISTSDSEIGTDTVDPLSAGASSPEDKSGREAPPSPGTYWVGACVDAVSGESNTGNNCSAGVQITVADDPPVSQEPVGYFDSADCNGFSGWTKDPDTTAPIDVHFYADGPAGTGAFIGSASANIYRGDLPYSDKNHGFSFATPESLKDGQSHQIYVYALDDQGGTNSLLTNSPKSIQCTPVNQPPVGIFESAGCSTFSGWTKDPDTTNPISVHFYVDGPAGTGTFIGGISADVYRGDLPYEDKNHGFSFAFPDSLNDGVEHQVYAYAIDSGGGNNPLLTNSPKTAQCGLTADQLAAVMSVIENVLLSEESSSPVDERKIGWLPAIFKILLLTN
- a CDS encoding ATP-binding protein produces the protein MRASQQQNVKTLQKTVKFFEAVLAASQDCVVITDEAATILVANQSFCSLFSCSPGELVETSLFDWLSAFVGDPLSTWTSLQKEISRTGTCSNVGFELMTSTGPKFFSVNASSRQLEDDEEREDSAIISIWRDITQQKNTEAALSRANTMLEQRVAERTEELRLERDNFVNLLKAMKDGCYIVCEQHDIHFVNKALAADFGPWQESKCYEYFHRRSEPCPWCKNDQVFAGETIHWEWYSELINKTYDIIETPMEGPEGAHWKLLMFRDITERIQAEQEKEKTAAELLKAKKMEALGMMAGSVAHDLNNILVGIVGYPELLLMKLPADSPMIKWVEAIRESGRKAAKVVADLLVVARGASTIREPYNLNLLIREYLSSPDCERLKALYPNIKFQQQLEAKHQTVLCSSIHVWKCLMNLVINAAEAIGSDTDGSITISSQNQFIESTTSSDHMKKGEYLVLSVQDNGPGIPANELEHVFEPFYTKKVMGRSGTGLGLTIAWNTMRDHEGQIQVESNEQGTCFLLYFPVAAHAASICIENDELQLLDTCTNPGKRILLVDKEEQTLDVTRSMLESLGYTVDTACSGEQALQFIKDTAVDLVMLDMALEPGVNGRQVYEEILKLYPGQKALIASGYNACDDAKAALEMGESEFIQKPYSLSQLGKAVRDILNKKP